A genomic window from Massilia sp. METH4 includes:
- a CDS encoding D-alanine--D-alanine ligase, whose amino-acid sequence MSIAKEEAQSFGKVGVLFGGRSAERDVSIMSGTGVLQALQSQGIDAHAFDPGQRSLAELAAEKFDRVFIALHGRYGEDGTLQGALELLGIPYTGSGVMASAMAMDKITTKILWLKAGLPTPEYAVLHDDSDLAAVAAKLGLPLIVKPPHEGSSIGFSKVEALEEFAGAYAKCAPLDDSVLAESFVAGREFTVAVLGTGAGARALPVVEIVAPKGNYDYQNKYFTDDVQYFCPPQLDEAIQAEMRRIAVEAYRTLDCEGWARIDVLLRESDNRPFLLEANTSPGMTSHSLVPMAARAEGMSYEALCVEILRSARLKTKG is encoded by the coding sequence ATGAGCATCGCGAAGGAAGAAGCGCAATCGTTCGGCAAGGTCGGCGTGCTGTTCGGCGGCCGCTCCGCCGAGCGCGACGTCTCCATCATGTCCGGCACAGGCGTGCTGCAGGCGCTGCAAAGCCAGGGCATCGACGCCCACGCGTTCGATCCGGGCCAGCGCTCGCTGGCCGAACTGGCGGCCGAGAAGTTCGACCGCGTGTTCATCGCGCTGCACGGCCGCTACGGCGAGGATGGCACGCTGCAGGGCGCGCTGGAACTGCTGGGCATTCCCTACACGGGCAGCGGCGTGATGGCCAGCGCGATGGCGATGGACAAGATCACCACCAAGATCCTGTGGCTGAAGGCAGGCTTGCCCACGCCCGAATACGCGGTGCTGCATGACGACAGCGACCTGGCGGCGGTTGCCGCGAAGCTGGGCCTGCCGCTGATCGTCAAGCCGCCGCACGAAGGTTCGTCGATCGGTTTCTCGAAAGTGGAAGCGCTGGAAGAATTCGCGGGCGCATATGCCAAGTGCGCGCCGCTGGACGATTCCGTGCTGGCCGAGTCGTTCGTGGCAGGCCGCGAATTCACCGTGGCCGTGCTGGGCACGGGTGCCGGCGCCCGCGCGCTGCCGGTGGTGGAGATCGTGGCGCCGAAGGGCAACTACGATTACCAGAACAAGTACTTCACCGACGACGTCCAGTACTTCTGCCCACCGCAGCTCGACGAGGCGATCCAGGCCGAGATGCGCCGCATCGCCGTGGAAGCCTATCGCACGCTGGACTGCGAAGGCTGGGCGCGCATCGACGTGCTGCTGCGCGAGAGCGACAACCGCCCGTTCCTGCTGGAGGCGAACACCTCGCCCGGTATGACGAGCCACTCGCTGGTGCCGATGGCCGCTCGCGCGGAAGGCATGTCGTACGAGGCGCTGTGCGTGGAAATCCTGCGCTCGGCGCGGCTCAAGACCAAGGGATAA
- a CDS encoding cell division protein FtsQ/DivIB, giving the protein MWHDAKALNATASTIFALVFGVCVAAGIWWIAHRPIFDLRTIRVEAMERAELRHVNLLTLRNGTQGRIRGNFFTANLEQVRQVFEAVPWVRRATVRREWPNQLIVEVEEHEALGTWGEDGRLLSVKGDVFTANLAEAEEDHELPQFSGPDGSEKEVLSRYAELRKWFAPAKLVPAGLALSGRYAWTVTLDNGAVVALGREQTPTMLKERVARLVSVWPQLAARVPDIETIDMRYQNGLALSATGLKIPAEKKK; this is encoded by the coding sequence ATGTGGCACGACGCGAAAGCCTTGAACGCAACCGCCAGCACGATCTTCGCGCTGGTGTTTGGCGTTTGCGTCGCCGCCGGCATCTGGTGGATCGCGCACCGGCCGATCTTCGACCTGCGCACGATCCGCGTGGAAGCGATGGAGCGCGCCGAACTGCGGCACGTAAACCTGCTCACGCTGAGGAACGGCACGCAGGGGCGCATCCGCGGCAACTTCTTCACGGCGAACCTGGAACAGGTGCGCCAGGTGTTCGAGGCGGTGCCGTGGGTGCGCCGCGCCACGGTGCGGCGCGAATGGCCGAACCAGCTGATCGTGGAAGTGGAAGAGCACGAGGCGCTGGGTACCTGGGGCGAGGATGGCCGGCTGCTGTCGGTGAAGGGCGATGTGTTTACGGCCAACCTGGCCGAGGCCGAAGAGGATCACGAGCTGCCGCAGTTCTCCGGACCGGATGGCAGCGAGAAGGAAGTGCTGTCGCGCTATGCCGAGCTGCGCAAGTGGTTCGCGCCGGCGAAGCTGGTGCCGGCGGGGCTGGCCCTGTCGGGCCGCTATGCGTGGACGGTCACGCTGGACAACGGTGCCGTGGTGGCGCTGGGCCGCGAGCAGACGCCCACGATGCTGAAGGAGCGCGTGGCGCGCCTGGTGTCGGTGTGGCCGCAGCTGGCTGCGCGCGTGCCCGATATCGAAACGATCGATATGCGCTACCAGAACGGCCTGGCGCTGTCGGCAACTGGATTGAAGATACCGGCCGAAAAGAAGAAGTAG
- the murG gene encoding undecaprenyldiphospho-muramoylpentapeptide beta-N-acetylglucosaminyltransferase — MKRLVIMAAGTGGHIFPGLAIAQTMRARGWEVSWLGTSHGMEGDLVPKAGVMMDVIHFSGMRGKGLGHTISGAFKMLKAFRDCYGILKRRKPDAVLGMGGYVTVPGGMMTKLRNVPLVLVNADAALLLSNKTLAPVASKVCFGFPADFGRAAGKAVVTGNPVRKEILDLPAPEQRFAGREGPLRVLVVGGSLGAKALNDALPAALALLPAAERPLVTHQSGKKNIDALRAGYAQAGVQANVVDFIDDMAGAYAQADVVICRAGAITVSELTAAGVASVLVPLVASTTSHQRDNAQWMAKQNAAIHLPQSELSAQSMAALLQTLTRERCRSMAVAAHAVGKRDANDAIAQVLEQLA, encoded by the coding sequence CGGCCACATCTTCCCCGGCCTCGCGATCGCGCAGACGATGCGCGCGCGCGGCTGGGAAGTGAGCTGGCTGGGCACGTCGCATGGCATGGAAGGCGACCTGGTGCCCAAGGCCGGGGTGATGATGGACGTGATCCATTTCTCCGGCATGCGCGGCAAGGGCCTCGGCCACACGATTTCCGGCGCGTTCAAGATGCTCAAGGCGTTCCGGGACTGTTACGGGATACTGAAGCGCCGCAAGCCCGACGCCGTGCTGGGCATGGGCGGCTACGTGACGGTGCCCGGCGGGATGATGACGAAGCTGCGCAACGTGCCGCTGGTGCTCGTCAATGCCGACGCGGCGCTGCTGCTGTCGAACAAGACCCTGGCGCCGGTGGCCTCGAAAGTGTGCTTCGGCTTCCCGGCCGACTTCGGCCGCGCCGCCGGCAAGGCTGTCGTGACCGGCAACCCGGTGCGCAAGGAAATCCTCGACCTGCCGGCACCGGAGCAGCGCTTCGCCGGCCGCGAAGGCCCGCTGCGCGTGCTCGTCGTGGGTGGCAGCCTGGGTGCCAAGGCGCTGAACGATGCGCTGCCGGCCGCGCTGGCCCTGCTCCCGGCTGCCGAACGCCCCCTGGTGACGCACCAGTCGGGCAAGAAGAACATCGATGCCCTGCGCGCCGGCTACGCGCAGGCGGGCGTGCAGGCGAACGTGGTCGACTTCATCGACGACATGGCGGGCGCCTACGCGCAGGCCGACGTGGTGATCTGCCGCGCCGGCGCGATCACGGTTTCCGAACTGACGGCGGCCGGCGTTGCCAGCGTGCTGGTGCCGCTGGTGGCATCGACGACGAGCCACCAGCGCGACAACGCGCAATGGATGGCGAAACAGAACGCGGCGATCCACCTGCCGCAGAGCGAACTGAGCGCGCAGAGCATGGCGGCGCTGCTGCAAACGCTCACGCGCGAGCGCTGCCGTTCGATGGCGGTGGCGGCGCACGCGGTGGGCAAGCGCGACGCGAACGACGCGATCGCACAAGTACTCGAACAACTGGCATAG
- the murC gene encoding UDP-N-acetylmuramate--L-alanine ligase, which yields MQHKVKNIHFVGIGGSGMSGIAEVLVTLGYNVSGSDLGSNAVTQRLADMGAKVFQGHAAEYIGEADAVVTSTAVAADNPEVLAARAKKIPIVPRAVMLGELMRLKRGIAIAGTHGKTTTTSLVASVLYQGGLDPTFVIGGRLTAAGANAKLGSGEYLVAEADESDASFLNLAPMIEVITNIDADHMDTYEHDFEKLKQAFVHFTHRLPFYGRAMLCIDDPHVRSILPQVTKPVTTYGFADDAEVRAVNARAVGTQMHFTVLQEGFPDLDIVLNQPGMHNVQNACSAVAIAREIGVEDSATQAGLAGFAGVGRRFTKYGDVAIPGGGTFTLVDDFGHHPVETEVTLAAARAAYPGRRLVLAFQPHRYTRTRDLFEDFARVLSVVDVLVLVEVYPAGEAPIVGADGRSLVRAIRARGKTEPVFVETIGEVPETIMNVVRDGDVVLTMGAGAISGVPGKLIHYGASA from the coding sequence ATGCAACACAAGGTAAAGAACATTCACTTCGTCGGCATCGGCGGCAGCGGCATGAGCGGCATCGCCGAGGTGCTGGTCACGCTCGGCTACAACGTCAGCGGCTCCGACCTGGGCAGCAATGCGGTCACCCAGCGCCTGGCGGACATGGGCGCAAAGGTATTCCAGGGCCACGCGGCCGAATACATCGGCGAAGCCGACGCGGTGGTCACGTCCACCGCTGTCGCCGCCGACAACCCGGAAGTGCTGGCCGCCCGCGCGAAAAAGATCCCGATCGTGCCGCGCGCCGTCATGCTGGGTGAGCTGATGCGCCTGAAGCGCGGCATCGCCATCGCCGGCACGCACGGCAAGACCACGACCACGTCGCTGGTCGCTTCCGTGCTGTACCAGGGCGGCCTCGATCCCACGTTCGTGATCGGCGGCCGGCTCACCGCGGCCGGCGCCAACGCCAAGCTGGGCTCGGGCGAGTACCTGGTGGCCGAGGCGGATGAATCGGACGCGTCGTTCCTGAACCTGGCGCCGATGATCGAGGTGATCACGAACATCGATGCCGACCACATGGACACCTACGAGCACGATTTCGAAAAGCTGAAACAGGCATTCGTGCACTTCACGCACCGCCTGCCGTTCTATGGCCGCGCCATGCTGTGCATCGACGATCCGCACGTGCGCAGCATCCTGCCGCAGGTGACCAAGCCCGTCACCACCTACGGCTTCGCCGACGACGCCGAAGTGCGCGCGGTGAACGCGCGTGCGGTCGGCACGCAGATGCACTTCACGGTGCTGCAGGAAGGCTTCCCCGACCTGGACATCGTGCTGAACCAGCCCGGCATGCACAATGTGCAGAACGCCTGCTCGGCCGTGGCGATCGCGCGGGAGATCGGCGTCGAGGACAGCGCCACGCAGGCCGGCCTGGCCGGCTTTGCCGGCGTGGGCCGCCGCTTCACGAAGTACGGTGACGTGGCCATTCCGGGCGGCGGAACCTTCACGCTGGTGGACGACTTCGGCCACCACCCTGTCGAGACGGAAGTAACGCTGGCCGCCGCGCGCGCCGCCTATCCCGGCCGCCGCCTCGTGCTGGCGTTCCAGCCGCACCGCTACACCCGCACGCGCGACCTGTTCGAGGACTTCGCCCGCGTGCTGTCGGTGGTGGACGTGCTGGTGCTGGTCGAGGTGTACCCGGCAGGCGAGGCGCCGATCGTCGGTGCCGACGGCCGCTCCCTGGTGCGCGCGATCCGCGCGCGCGGCAAGACGGAACCGGTGTTCGTCGAAACGATCGGCGAGGTGCCGGAAACGATCATGAACGTGGTGCGCGACGGCGACGTCGTGCTCACGATGGGCGCTGGCGCAATCAGCGGCGTTCCGGGCAAACTCATTCATTACGGAGCATCGGCATGA